One segment of Streptomyces sp. XD-27 DNA contains the following:
- a CDS encoding oxidoreductase: MAKNKNTRPQPWNTADIPDQTGRTAVVTGANSGLGLATARALAGAGAHVVLAVRDTTRGEAAAETVRGSVEVRRLDLADLSSVRAFAAGWQGDLDLLINNAGVMNIPEARTKDGFEMQFGTNHLGHFALTNLLLPHITDRVVTLSSAAHRTPGSPRIHFDNLDLTGEYGPITAYSQSKLANLLFTLELQRRLGAAGSPVRALAAHPGWAATNLQGRDANVLRRAVLRLGNRLIAQDSQAGALPTLYAAVQDLPGASYVGPGGMFETRGAPTLVGRSPAASDPATARRLWTVSEELTGVTFPEPAVRARG; the protein is encoded by the coding sequence ATGGCAAAGAACAAGAACACCCGGCCCCAGCCCTGGAACACCGCCGACATCCCCGACCAGACCGGCCGCACCGCCGTCGTGACCGGCGCCAACAGCGGGCTCGGCCTCGCCACCGCCAGAGCGCTGGCCGGGGCGGGCGCCCACGTGGTCCTCGCGGTACGGGACACCACGCGCGGCGAGGCCGCGGCCGAGACCGTGCGGGGCAGCGTGGAGGTACGCCGCCTCGACCTGGCCGACCTCTCCTCCGTCCGCGCCTTCGCCGCCGGCTGGCAGGGCGACCTGGACCTGCTCATCAACAACGCCGGCGTCATGAACATCCCCGAGGCCCGCACCAAGGACGGCTTCGAGATGCAGTTCGGCACCAACCACCTGGGCCACTTCGCCCTGACCAACCTGCTGCTGCCGCACATCACCGACCGCGTGGTGACCCTGTCGTCCGCCGCGCACAGGACCCCGGGCAGCCCCCGCATCCACTTCGACAACCTCGACCTGACCGGCGAGTACGGCCCGATCACCGCCTACAGCCAGTCCAAGCTCGCCAACCTGCTCTTCACGCTGGAACTCCAGCGGCGGCTCGGCGCGGCGGGCTCGCCCGTGCGCGCCCTGGCCGCGCACCCCGGCTGGGCCGCCACCAACCTCCAGGGACGCGACGCCAACGTCCTGCGACGTGCCGTTCTCCGTCTGGGCAACCGGCTCATCGCCCAGGACAGCCAGGCCGGTGCGCTGCCCACCCTGTACGCCGCCGTCCAGGACCTGCCCGGCGCGAGCTACGTCGGCCCCGGGGGCATGTTCGAAACGCGCGGCGCCCCGACCCTGGTCGGCCGCTCGCCCGCGGCCAGCGACCCGGCCACCGCCCGACGCCTGTGGACCGTCTCCGAGGAACTGACCGGCGTCACCTTCCCCGAACCCGCCGTGAGGGCGCGGGGCTGA
- a CDS encoding DUF397 domain-containing protein codes for MTEHTIPDASLLSGWRKSSYSGPDKDSCIEVLDGHPTGVPVRDSKNPHGPALVFDPPGWAAFVAAVKRGEFPAGA; via the coding sequence GTGACTGAGCACACCATCCCAGACGCATCCCTGCTGAGCGGTTGGCGTAAGTCGTCGTACAGCGGGCCTGACAAGGACAGTTGCATCGAGGTGCTCGACGGCCACCCCACCGGCGTCCCCGTCCGCGACAGCAAGAACCCCCACGGCCCCGCCCTCGTCTTCGACCCGCCCGGGTGGGCGGCCTTCGTCGCGGCCGTCAAGCGCGGAGAGTTCCCCGCCGGAGCGTGA
- a CDS encoding DJ-1/PfpI family protein has product MTHSTSRRAVLCGSAATAVLAAAGSIPAAGTAHAEGRGERRAKGGPEIGILLYDGYSLLDPTGPAEVLSRLPGANVTMIAERRGPVRTDTGDAAVVADRSIAEVDRLDVLLVPGAGNRGTVAAMKNQALLRWIRRIHRNSRWTTSVCTGSLVLAAAGLLDGRKATTYWASADYLESEFDVTYVAERSVRSGKIITAAGVSAGVDMALYLASLIAGDTTAKAIQLAIEYDPRPPFDSGSAADADPRLKELALRLLAESDDSHG; this is encoded by the coding sequence ATGACGCATTCGACTTCACGCAGGGCGGTCCTCTGCGGCTCTGCGGCCACCGCCGTACTCGCCGCCGCGGGCAGCATCCCAGCCGCCGGGACCGCGCACGCCGAGGGGCGCGGCGAGCGGCGGGCCAAGGGCGGGCCGGAGATCGGCATCCTGCTGTACGACGGCTACAGCCTGCTGGACCCCACCGGCCCGGCGGAGGTGCTGTCCCGGCTGCCCGGCGCCAACGTGACGATGATCGCCGAGCGGCGCGGCCCGGTCCGTACGGACACCGGGGACGCGGCCGTCGTGGCCGACCGCTCGATCGCCGAGGTCGATCGCCTGGACGTCCTCCTCGTGCCCGGCGCGGGCAACCGCGGCACGGTCGCGGCCATGAAGAACCAGGCGCTGCTGCGCTGGATACGGCGTATCCACCGGAACAGCCGGTGGACGACCTCGGTGTGCACCGGATCGCTGGTCCTCGCGGCGGCGGGGCTGCTGGACGGGCGGAAGGCGACGACGTATTGGGCGTCGGCGGACTATCTGGAGTCCGAGTTCGATGTGACGTACGTGGCCGAGCGCTCCGTGCGGTCGGGGAAGATCATCACGGCGGCCGGGGTCTCCGCGGGCGTGGACATGGCGCTGTACCTGGCGTCCCTGATCGCCGGAGACACCACGGCGAAGGCGATCCAGTTGGCCATCGAGTACGACCCGCGGCCCCCGTTCGACTCGGGCAGCGCGGCGGACGCCGATCCCCGGCTCAAGGAGCTGGCGCTGCGGCTGCTCGCCGAATCGGACGACTCGCACGGGTGA
- a CDS encoding GlxA family transcriptional regulator: MSDPRRVLIVAYDDAQILDIACPSGALDIANRHGATPPYAVELGTLGRRAARSSAGIVLGAQRGLESVTGPLDTLLVVGGPGYEDAAADGQLLEHVRRLAGRSRRVASVCTGAYVLAAAGLLDDRRATTHWRFGEQLAARHPAVAVDVGPLHIRDGNVYTSAGVTSALDLTLSLIEDDHGPTLARAVARELVSYLHRPADQAQISMFLAAPPPGDRLVRDLVGYIAGHLTEDLTPGALAARAGVSTRHLTRLFTAHLGTTPTRAVRAARTEAAVHLVRSSDLPLAVIARRCGFGSAQTLREAFLDHYGAGGDMIRRMPDMPRARVPSGQQTAVP; this comes from the coding sequence GTGAGCGACCCGCGCCGCGTCCTCATCGTCGCGTACGACGACGCGCAGATCCTCGACATCGCCTGCCCCAGCGGCGCTCTCGACATCGCCAACCGGCACGGCGCGACCCCTCCCTACGCCGTCGAGTTGGGCACCCTCGGCCGCCGGGCGGCCCGCAGTTCCGCCGGGATCGTGCTCGGGGCCCAGCGCGGGCTGGAGTCAGTCACCGGGCCACTGGACACGCTGCTCGTCGTCGGCGGCCCCGGGTACGAAGACGCGGCGGCGGACGGGCAGTTGCTGGAGCACGTGCGGCGGCTCGCCGGGCGGAGTCGGCGCGTCGCCTCCGTATGCACCGGCGCCTACGTGCTCGCCGCCGCCGGCCTGCTGGACGATCGGCGGGCGACCACGCACTGGAGGTTCGGCGAGCAGCTCGCCGCCCGCCATCCCGCCGTGGCCGTGGACGTCGGGCCGCTCCATATCCGTGACGGCAACGTCTACACGTCCGCCGGGGTCACCAGCGCGCTTGATCTGACGCTGTCCCTGATCGAGGACGACCACGGGCCGACGCTGGCCCGCGCCGTCGCCCGCGAACTGGTCTCGTATCTGCACCGGCCCGCCGACCAGGCCCAGATCAGCATGTTCCTGGCCGCGCCACCGCCCGGCGACCGGCTCGTACGGGACCTTGTCGGCTACATCGCCGGTCATCTGACCGAGGACCTGACGCCCGGGGCGCTGGCCGCTCGGGCGGGGGTGAGCACGCGGCACCTCACCCGCCTGTTCACCGCGCATCTCGGCACGACCCCGACACGCGCCGTACGCGCCGCCCGCACGGAGGCGGCGGTCCATCTCGTGCGCTCCAGCGACCTGCCACTGGCCGTGATCGCCCGGCGCTGCGGGTTCGGGTCGGCGCAGACGCTGCGGGAGGCGTTCCTGGACCATTACGGGGCCGGCGGGGACATGATTCGCAGGATGCCGGACATGCCGCGGGCGCGCGTTCCGTCCGGGCAGCAGACTGCCGTCCCATGA